Sequence from the Nymphaea colorata isolate Beijing-Zhang1983 chromosome 9, ASM883128v2, whole genome shotgun sequence genome:
AAAGTCTTGAATTGGTTTATTAGCTCTGTGCTAAAAGCTGAAATACAAACCTGTGTTTGCAGTAAACCAAAGTCTCGAATGATTTAATGAGATTGAGTTAAAGTTCACGGTGCAGAAACAAATTGGACCTAATGGTGAGATAGGCCGGACACGATTTTGTAATGAACATACAAAATAAGATCAAATTGGACTTTCTGCCTTGTATGAACGTTGCCGATCTCACTTTCAGGGTTGGGGATCCAGCTGATACCAGTTCATGCAAGCGTTACGTATTCATCAGGCAATGCCTATGAATCTTCAAGTTAAGTGCACCGAGGAAGATGACAAATTGGCACCAAAATATCGAAGGCAAAGTGccaattctttcaaaattttatgatgAAACCGTTCCCTGGGACGCGGCCTCCGACTTGGTTTTCTTGTGTGCTTGAGCTATAGACCTTGAGCAAGTTTATAAGCTCCATCTTGGCCAGATTTCCCCATCGCGGTTTctctgtttttgcttttttggtcTCTTTTGTGGTGACATTGGTTTATTTCCGCTTTGGCAATTTACTATACAAACCTCCACAATTTTTCATCttgtcagaaaaaaaaagtgattgacAGCAAAGTTAAACAGCCTAATGCGTCGTACCTAAGCCTAGAAAACATTGAGACGTGTCTCGTTGCTTAAAATAGCTTGCGACACGGCTGTAAAATACCCTTAAGATCCTTGGCTTGAACCAGTATGCAGGTGCCTGGTTACCTGAACAACTGATAACATCCTTGTATCACAATTGTTGAGAAGCAATGAACACAACAAGAGCAACAGCACCAGCAGCATTAGCTGATAACGTCCCTGTATCAGAATTGATACGAAGCAATGAGTACAACAAAAGCAACAGCGTCAGCAGCATACTAATGCATCGACCAATACCAGCAGCAACAGCTAGAATAGCGATGTCAGTGACTATAGTCATGAGTGTCGACCGAAGCAAACTTCAAGACCACCACCACCAGCTGCAACCATCATACACTCAAAGCCATGAGATTCAAGCTCAGCCATAACTCCATCAATTACCTTCCGGGAAAGTACTGAGTACTGTTAAGGTTCTCAAAGGAGAAAGAATGGCAATACATACATCACCCTTGAGATTATTtggttaaagaaaaaaaaaactgctatAAAACCGGCTATCATCTATTTTCCATTGTGGTGCGAACAATGTTAACCAGATACCTCAACAAAGAAAGACTGAagcagaaaaaggaacaaataaCAATTGGGTGACAGCATAAGGATGACAAGATCAACCAAAATGAACCATCTGAACAAATAAGTTCGCCTAATTCACAAAATTGTAACTGGTTATCATCAGAAAAGTACCCAAGATGCCATAACACCTTCATAGGATTATACAATTCAATGTCCAAGACTAGAACATGGATTACACCAGGGACCTGGACAAGAGTGTTACATGCCCTAAGGAATGTGAAAAGAGGCATGAATAAGCATGAAAAACAAGCGAACCCACTACTAAGCCACAATGAGAATTAAAGGACTGATGTTTCAGTTCACAAAAGATAGAATGTGGTTCCTAACTTCACCACCAGCATCATGTGACAGTGCATAGGTATATCATGCAAGATAAACCAGTCATCAATCACAGGAACGCTCTCAGGTAGAATGTTCTTGGTGTAGATAGCTCAActaagaaagaaacaagaattcTCCATGACTTCTATCCAATTGCAGGAACAAAATTTTTGCAATATAAGAAATTTGCAGTGAGGGATCACATTCAAGCACATAACTTCTCAAAGAAACAGAATAAAAGGTGGATACGTGTAGGTAACAAAGTCAAAACACAGCCTCCGCCACCAGCACCTGTGAGCTTAGAGACCAACTTATATTTCAGAGTTGTTTGAAGGACAGCTTCTATAGAAGAATGACTGACACCCAGGCACTGCAACAACCCTTGATTCATTTCCATTAATTCTTCCAGTTTCGCTTCCATTTCTGTGACAGATACTTCGTCTGAGGCAGGTAATTGGATGGTACTTGATACTTCTTTACTAATAGAATCAATTGCGGTAAATACGGCAGACATGGCATCAGGATGCCTGGAGGCTCTTTCGGAAACTGCAGCAACTAATGCTTTTGTGTTTCGCCTGACCTTTGTGTTAGTAATCAACATTCGAAGTGGAATACTAGGTTTGATACGGGTTTGTTGGCCCAATCTGAACATTATTACATTACCTATTATACATGCAGAAAACAAGCACGTAGTTATTACCTAGTCATCATTTTATAAAAGAGTGCAGCTAAGTCAATCTTTGCATAGTAAGATCAGTGCCACAAGAAATGAGATCTAATAAACCCAACTATGACATAAGGCCCTTCCTTGGTAAAAGAAATAGTATAACTAAACATAGCTCTGAGAATCACGTACCAAACGTGCTCACAGTGTTGTCAATTCCAGAAGGTTTGCCATGAATTATTTTTTCACCTTCGAAGGCCCATTTGTTAACCAATTCAAGATTACTCTCTCCAAATTTCAACCAACTTTGGCTATTGCAATGCAAGCCCATGGATCCAGACAGTGCAAGAAATGCAGCAGCAAGCGCCACACAAAATGAAGCAGATGACCCCAGTCCAGAACTGAGTGGAAGATCAGAACTGACAGTGATAGTAGCAGGTCTAATTCTACAGTAGAAATGAACAGAGAAAAAGTTAGCACTTGTTCGTCAAAATTTATGTTTAAGTTCAATCTATAGGAATCAACCATTCACCCGTTGATGGAGGTAAAAAGCCACAAAAATGCAGAAACTCCAGCAGCAAGGCCCTCTCTGGCTTCAGGAAATTCATGTTCCCCGACAAGAACAGATATGGATTCTGTCAACTCTGAACAAGGCCTCACTACTTCCAGAGAAAAAGGatccaacaaatttgaaagcTCTGCATGGATTCTTTTGATTGGCCACGAAAGCTCCAACTGAACATCTTTCAGCTTTAGCAGCAAACAACCATTTTCATTATCTGCAGGTAGTAAATGAGAGAATGGTAAGGACAAGTAGATATGGAGAGTAAATTTCTAATTCATATATATAGAAGCGCTAATGGTTTTCTATATGCATGTTTGAATGAACATTCTGCACAGTGTTATATTTCTACTCCcaagtaggaaaaaaaaaagtcttggtGGGACAAAATCACTCAACAGTTACAATTAAATACAAGTATACAAACCTGTGTTTGCCGGAAAATACATATTCATGGTTTAGCACGCCCCAGCATCACCAATTTTGCTATGCATTTCCAAacataataagaaataaaaCCTTGTGGACTTGTGCAGATCCATCTAGTAATTGATCTTGTAATAGATGACTTTTATGGGAGAAAAATTTTTTGGGTTCACTCAGAGGCAAGTGTAGTCATTTGTTTCGGACAAAAACTAGCCATCTCGCGGTGAACGCCAAAAAGGATATGATGTAGAAGGGTCGATCCTGATATTGCATATTCGTCTGTATCAACAGAAGAACTGTGTGATGACTTGGAACATGAATGCCCAGGATGCGTTTCAGATGAAGCAGCAAGTACAGGAAGGGATTATGGGCAAGGCAGAAGAGAAAAATCGCAAGACATGGAGGGATTACCTGGACCATGAACATCCGGTTTTGGTTGAGTTGCAGAGTATATGAAAGGGCATGGAATAATATAAACGGCTAGTAGACAATTGGAATGCAAGGTTTTAGAGAAGACCCAGGAAAGTGTGAGCAGGCAAAGACACCATATGCTGGTCCCTTTGATACTTCCTGCGGGGTTGGGACTACGGATCAACCCCAAGGAGGATGAGTTCCAGTATCCTGTCAAGAACGATTTGACATAGAATAGACGATTCAAGCTCCACGAAGTTGATCAATCCAAGCAGAGAATGGCAATAAAAGATTGGGCGAAAAAATACCATATAGCTAATAAATAGAAAGGAGAACCGGGAACAGCCTTCGGTATATGTATAGCAAATCAACGCCTACTTGATGAACGGAAAAGcacatggaaaacaaaaagaaaggcGTCGGGATAAATAAAACCTCAAGGGGAAGGAGCATGAGTTTGTTATGTCGATTGGACGAGAAGGAAGGAACAGAGCGTTCcctttcaaaaccaaaaagtatacatatatatatatatatatatgtgggaaTAGAGGGACGGAGGGGTACCTAGAGGATGAAGCTGAACATGAACATGCGTGTAAAGATCGATGGAGGCAGCAATGGCTGTCGATCCATGAACCACTGCGTGTTCTCCGGTCAATATGATCTTGCCCGGAGCTCGAGCTTCAACCTCGGTAACCGCAATCCCAGCCATTATCTACTTTTTCTACTTTCGTCCAGATACTCGTGCTCCTCCCTTTCTGAGAGAGAGGTAGATCCGTGCGGGAGGAGGGAGCGGGCGGAGCAGCCAAACTGGCAAAGTCACGTGAGCTTCGGGAGTTTGCTTCTctgaaaaaaatggattcaCATAAACTGCCGATGATGGTCTTCCCCGGAAAAAAAGATGCCGAAACGACAGATTTCCGTTTCACGTGTCCTGTCAACGTTGCTCGCTTCTCTGCTAGATTCTCATCCGTCACAGTCTCTATCTCACTTTTCACGTTTACCACATGCATATCTCGCAGATTTTCAAATGTCCTCGATCATTACTCTTTCACGAAAGTTCTAAACCGAATCGAACTAAGGAGAAAAAATCTGTCACTACATTGGGTACTGATGTTGCAAAACTTTTTAAATGGTAATTCCATTCTTTGAAGAACTGGTCTTCTAACGCCTCTTTCATTTCACACATTTCGAAGAATATGATTCATCGACAAGAAGAACATTGTCTATTTAGAATACACATTCCACAACAGTGTAATCTTATTTTAGGGAACATGATGTGATTATGCTTAACATTTGTTTCTCGGATTTAAAGACAAATACAACTATATTACATTTCGTTTAGTAAAAACATGATAGAACACCTTTTTAGGAGCCACTAAGGTTATGCATCTTATAAAACCTTAACCACCCAGGCCAAGTTACAAAAGAAAGATGGTTTATATTAAGAGACAAAGATATAAGTTAAGTCAAGATAGGTTTGAAATGGAACTGGATtctgaatgaagaaatgaattTATACCTGAATGGGACTTGCTAGTAGAGTCTGTCTAATACTTCAATAGAGTTATATAGTAGCTACGATGCTGGATATAGACGAGACATGAACAAAATCTATCTTCAACGAAAAACAAGTTTGCCCGGACCAAGTTTCAAAATCCAGCAAGGGCAACTTGAAGCACTTAGAATGAGTAGGCCAAAACAGTGGAGGAGCCAGATATAAGCTGCCTACACCAGTTTctcaaatttctttcatttttatattaagaTTGTTTagtatttactttgttatacatgtaagtgtcCCTTTAGGTATGAAAGCCTGTGAATCAATActcctccaaaaaaaaattttggctccgcTATTGCTCCAAAATCCAAGGTGCATCGGGACTTGGGTGAGATAAGTAGAAGCATTTGCCGAACAGTATTATtgcaaataacaaaagattgGTCGCAATATTGTTTTGACATAAAGTTTTGTTGGTTATTTGGATATGCAGGCCACACCAGACTGGTCCAGCACACTTAAATGATTTGAACTCCCGTCTTAAATTTTCTCAACCTACCATTTCTCACGATTTTGACAGTCTGAATGAATGGAAACCGCTCGTAGAATCTTTCGTGGAAGCCTAGAGACTTCACCAAAACGAGCCAATTTAGTGGTAATGAACCTCCCCACATGTGCTGTTCATGAGATTTGCcaaaaaaacaggaaaacagGGAGAAACATAcgttcaaaacaaaaaagaaaagtatttcAGATGTTATTCGACATTTAGTTCGAAGCTAAAAAGACCATTCTTAGTAGTTACTACAATTCCAAAACCAGTATATATGATTGCTTAATCTGACTTGAATTCATATTTACATTTAAATCTGACAAATACGAAACCAAGTCCAAATTTTTACCTTTCAAGCGATTCGGATACCCATCAAAACCAGATACAAATCTCTAATACAACTACTAATTTGATGTGAAATTTTTGTGTGAATCTGACGATGGTTAAGGTACTTTTAGGTTTTGCAAACGCACTGCTCAACCTTTTCGAATCACGATTGGGCGCCACATTTTTGTTGTTCTAGAGGCACGGGTTTACCCGAACAGGTGTTAACCGACCCGAGAGCCAACAACAGCCCGACTCGGTCTGGGTCCGTGTCGAGCCACTTCAACCCTAAAACTTTAAAACCGACTCGCGACCACGGTCGGTGCTCCGCGTAGCGAGCGCGGGATAGCTCCCTCTTTCGCCACTGTCGATCTTTTTCTCTCCGaaaccttcttcttcttggaaGTGGTTGTTAGCATCGCTTTTGTTGAGGAAGAGGGGGGAAAGCGGAAGATGGGGAGGGGGAAGAAACCGAAGAAGAGCATGAACACGGCCAAGAAGAAGGGGAACCGGGACTCCAAACCCAGAAGTATTGAAAGATTTGGAGAGGAGGATATGGATGATGAAATCGATGCCTGTATGTTCTCTCCCTTTTCCCGTTCACTACAGTGTTTGTTTCGACGCCTCAATTGTTGGGTAGAGGGGCTATTCCCTGTTTAGCTCTCTTTTGTTGTGTCTGTATCCCACACGTAAGTCACGAACTTTTCATCCTTTCTGATGCTAGAAAGGTCTATGGAGAAGCTAGATATCTGGGGATGAAGTTTATGAGGACATTGGTTCGAttctttctaaatttgaaatgtaGCTGAGACGTTAATTACGACAGTCTAGCATTCGTTTTAGTATCTTCAAGCTGTCAATTTCACCTCCATTATACTCTGAATGTACTTCACCTGTTCTCTCTACTGCCGCTAACCAAGTTCCATATACAAACGTTTATGCCCCTTTTCATGTGAAGCAGGATATATAAAAACAGGCAATCCCTCCTGAAATTTTTCATAACCTCCCGGCATGATGGCTAAACGACTAGAACAAATTTTAGTTATTCCTAGAGATGCTATTGTTTGAGATGGCTAAACAAGAGCATGTATTTTCTAACTTGTTATATGTTTAAATGCAATGGTGATATGGCTGCATTAATACGAATCTACGTATCTGTGAATTGCAGTTCATAAGCAGCAGGACGTCATTCCTCTTGATGTCGACCGACATGCTGGTACGTTTTCCTTTTGGCATCTCGCCAGCGAAAGCTCGTATGTGATTTACAAGTCTACCGCTAAGTAACATATTCTATTACCTGACAATGTGGGCACATTTGCGAAATCTCTCATcctttcgattttttttttcttttttttttctgcaaatctTCTTTTGTTGACAGACCTTTCGGATGAAGATATTGAGGAGCCGGTCTTTGATGTTGAGGTCAGTGATCGTTTCTTATTCTACTACGGCAACTTCATTGATAATTGGCGGACTGCACTTTCGTGCTGGTTCGACTTCATTCAAACGAAGAAGCACTACCGGAGAGCATCAATCTCACTGCCAGTCACTGAAGAGCTTACTCGTTTTCCTATGCAGgctgacgatgatgatgatgatgatgaggaggaggaggaggaggagggtgaTGATTCTGAACTCTCTGGCCTGGCAGCTAAGAGtatggacattttttttttctgttttgttcaatctctctctctctctctcgttaatCGGGAAAACACTTCTGTCGTTGCTGCTCATTGTTGAATATTTTTTCTCATGCAACTTAATGCCAACAAGTCAATCAtatgttcatagttcatacgATTTGCATTTTCCCGTAGTCGTAAGACAAAAAAAGTATCTACGTGCAAAGATGGGTGGAGTTGAGGATGAGATGGATGAAGAAGATCAACCTGACGAAGATGAGGATGCTGGTTGGGGTCAAAGTAAGCGCGCGTACTATAATGCCGACAATATTCATGAGGTAGTCCATTTAGTTTGTTCATTTTATAATaaatgaattttgatttcaaaattattggtcCATTTCCTTCAAGACAAGATCTCTATTAGGTATGTGAATTTTATCATGAATTGAATTTGACATCTCCTATTTCTGTTTCTTGTTATGTTCAATTGTCTAAAAGACCCAATCGAGCGATGACGAATTGGCCCTTGAAGAAGAAGCCGAGGTGATAAGGTTACAGAAAGAACGAGCAAAATCACTTCAGATGGAAGATTTTGGGCTTGATGAGGATGCTGAGGAGATGATGATTAGCATGTCTGCTGGTGAGCCAAAAATGACAGTCGAGAAGAAGTCCAAGAAGCTAGCTGATGTAGTTGAAGATGCAGATGATGAGTCAGAGATTTATAAGGTCGAGAGAGATATCAATTCCTTATCAAAAGAGGAGCAGATGGAAGTTGTTTTTAGGTAAGAtgatttctattttctttttattgatatTACTTTTAAAACTTTATTTACTTCTAAAACTTTATTTACTTGTCTTCTAGTTGTTAAtttatttctctgttttttaaGCTTGATTCTCATTTAGCCTGGAAGTAGGCTATTGATTTATTTTCGGTTGGTTGCTATCTGTGTGTCTAGGatttatcaattttcatttgCTTGCATTTGCATGAATGTTCATGGTATGTcatgttattttattatctcaatGAACTGATGAAGATGTAAATTTTCAATATTGATGGTTGACTACATCAATAGTTGTTCCATTGCTGACATCATGAGCAGGATTTAGTCcccttttttttgcaaaaaaacttGCTTACAGTGGTTAGCTCCCTGGACAAGAGGTTGATGTGCCTTAGCATCTGCAACTCTAGCTTTTCtcttatgtcacatgggtgcgggtacgataCGGGTACGAGTTCAGACacgacaattttgaaaattgtgggtatgCAGGTAcaacaaattttatgttttcaaaaataataaaataaaaaaaaaacattaatggTTCACTTCACTGAACATGGTGGTGGAAGGAGGAGTGAGTTCCCTCACTGCTGACGGACAATAGTACCCTTTAGCTGGTGACTATCTAGCAGGGCCGGCAAAAGGCCCGGCGCCATTGTCCAGCAGCAGGGGAGAATCTCCGTTCTCCTTCCACCgccatttcaaacaaaaaaaaaagaaatgagtaCATGACAGTCGCTGCTCAGGCTCCCTGCCACACAGTGACGCATTCCAGGTAAGGGTTTAAACTTATTTCagatttcttatatttgtctttattttgttctttgtagCAGCACCTTCCTGCATGCAGCGCCTTCATGATGCTGACGAGTAGAAACCCCCCAAATATAGAAAACGAAGACAAACACCGTTGTCATGAAGTCGAACATGTCATCCCCAATAAAAGTAtccccaaatcaagaaaatggaaagatcGACGGTTTTACTgttcaatcttcaaacaaaaacatccccaaatcaagATAATATCAACCCTAAGTTGTAATatcgaaaagaaagaaaaaaaacacttacctggCTGCCGTCAGACAACACTTGATGTTGTCGTGGGTCGCGAGACGTCGTCGTCGCCGCCAGTCATCGTTGCACACAAAGAACAGCAGCAGAAAATGCAGGTGAGTCGAGCTCTGTTGCAGAGCTCGACGGTGGATCATTGTTAAAATCGTAGAAAATTTTTGGTTCGGATTG
This genomic interval carries:
- the LOC116259825 gene encoding mevalonate kinase, encoding MAGIAVTEVEARAPGKIILTGEHAVVHGSTAIAASIDLYTHVHVQLHPLDNENGCLLLKLKDVQLELSWPIKRIHAELSNLLDPFSLEVVRPCSELTESISVLVGEHEFPEAREGLAAGVSAFLWLFTSINGIRPATITVSSDLPLSSGLGSSASFCVALAAAFLALSGSMGLHCNSQSWLKFGESNLELVNKWAFEGEKIIHGKPSGIDNTVSTFGNVIMFRLGQQTRIKPSIPLRMLITNTKVRRNTKALVAAVSERASRHPDAMSAVFTAIDSISKEVSSTIQLPASDEVSVTEMEAKLEELMEMNQGLLQCLGVSHSSIEAVLQTTLKYKLVSKLTGAGGGGCVLTLLPTLLSRKVIDGVMAELESHGFECMMVAAGGGGLEVCFGRHS